Part of the Paenibacillus terrae HPL-003 genome is shown below.
GCTTGCTTACTTTATGGGCGGGGGACGAGCTGGAAGTCCGATCCGGCTGGCGCTTGCTGGCCTCATTGTGTCTATGGTACTCGGTTCGTTTACCGGGGCACTGCATATCTTTTACTCCTTTGAAACGCAGGGATTGTTTCTATGGGGTTCTGGTTCGCTTGTGCAAAACGACTGGAGTGGAACTACTTATGCTTGGCCATGGGTTGTAGGGCTCTCGGTTATCGCGGTTTTGCTGTCGAGGCAATTCGATGTGCTGGATCTGGATGAGTCCACATCTACGTCCCTCGGGCAAAAGGTAGGCTTGACCCGGGTGGCGGGTATTGTATTGGCGGTTCTGCTGTCGACCATTACGGTGAGCGTCATCGGGCCAATTGGTTTTGTGGGTTTGGTGGCTCCGCATTTGGTACGCTTAAGCGGGCTGAAAATGCACCGCTGGGTGCTGCCTGGTTCCTTCCTGTGGGGGGCACTGTTGTTGACGGGTGCTGATGTGCTGGCGAAAATGGTCCACCAATCAAGCATGGATCTGCCGACCGGAGCGGTCATGGCATTGATTGGGGCCCCTTGGTTAATTTGGCTTATCCTGTGGAGGATGAAACTGCCTTCTGGCATCGGGGGACAGTCTTCCATGAATATAGGAGTTCGTTCTCGGAAACTGCCATACGGCAGGCTGGTCACGTTGTTTGCGTGCGGGGCGGTGCTGTTGACTGTATTCAGCCTGATGTTTGGGGGAATGCGCATTCCGGTAAGCGATATGCTGTCTGGCCTGTTCGGCGGTGAAAGTACGAACTCAGCCCTGCTACAGTTCCGAATTCCGCGCACGCTGGTAGCGGCTGGGGCTGGCATTGCGCTTGCAGTCAGCGGCGTCTTAATCCAACTAGCAGTTCGCAATCCATTGGCGGACGCCTCGATCATCGGGGTTTCTTCTGGAGCGGGATTCGGCGCGCTTGCGGTGATCATCGTCTGGCCCGGGCTGCCTGTTTATGTGCTGCCAGTCGCGGCGATCGCCGGAGCGGCAGTTTCGGCGGCGGTGATCTTCTTTCTATCATGGAACAAACATCTGAATCCGTCTGTTGTCATATTACTCGGCATCGCCGTATCAGCGATCGGATCAGCCGGAATCCAGGTGCTAATTATCCAAGGTTCGCTGTGGGGCAGCACCGGTTATATTTGGCTGACGGGTAGTACCTATGCGAGAACCTGGGGACAGGTGACGACGATTCTGGCCTTTCTGCTCGTACTGTTGCCAATAGCCTGGTGGCTAGCTCGGCGTTTCGATCTTCTGGTGTTTGACGATAGCAGCGCTATGGGTCTGGGACTTCCGGTGCGCCGCACCCGTCTGCTGGCGATGGCGGTGGGCGTGCTGCTGGCGGGAGGAGCGGTAGCCTGCGTCGGTACGATTGGCTTCATCGGGCTGATTGCCCCCCATATCGTGCGTACACTGATAGGACACCATGTGCGCCGTTCCCTTGTCTTGTCGAGCATCTTGGGAGCGGTGATGCTGGTGCTGGCAGATACGATCGGACGGACGATTCTTGCACCGATGGAAATTCCTTCCGGTCTGCTGATCGCCCTGATCGGCGCGCCATATTTCCTGTATTTGATGTATCGCTCCAATCGGAGTAAGTCAGTATAGTTGAGTTGTACATAAAAAGGCTGTTTCCAAGCGGATTTTGCGTGGGGAAACAGCCTTCTTTATATAAACAGTAGCAGTTTTATCAGTGAAGACGAGAAGACTCCCTCCTCAAAAGTGTGTAGCTTTAGGTGGGGGATGAATCGTTTTTTTTGTACTCTAAACCGAACGTATGTGCTATAATAACTGCAATGAATGGGGGTGTGTGGTATGCGAGTTGGTCAGGATTTTTCTCCGAAAAATCTTAGACATAAAGCCTATAAGTATCGTATCTATCCTAATCTTGAACAACAAACTCTGATCCATCGGACGTTAGGCTGTTGTCGTTTTGTGTTCAATCATTTCTTAGCCATGTGGAACGATACGTATGCAGCTACTGGC
Proteins encoded:
- a CDS encoding iron ABC transporter permease, which encodes MTRTGTTDLSKAWRAGGIFGGGLAVLIVLFFVSLCYGEAPIPLHTVIEALTQRQNTLEHNMVWDLRMPRTVIGILAGGALAIAGALLQAITKNPLAASDTLGINAGAYFVVVLGAVMFPALLHQAPFLFAAIGGLLAAVLAYFMGGGRAGSPIRLALAGLIVSMVLGSFTGALHIFYSFETQGLFLWGSGSLVQNDWSGTTYAWPWVVGLSVIAVLLSRQFDVLDLDESTSTSLGQKVGLTRVAGIVLAVLLSTITVSVIGPIGFVGLVAPHLVRLSGLKMHRWVLPGSFLWGALLLTGADVLAKMVHQSSMDLPTGAVMALIGAPWLIWLILWRMKLPSGIGGQSSMNIGVRSRKLPYGRLVTLFACGAVLLTVFSLMFGGMRIPVSDMLSGLFGGESTNSALLQFRIPRTLVAAGAGIALAVSGVLIQLAVRNPLADASIIGVSSGAGFGALAVIIVWPGLPVYVLPVAAIAGAAVSAAVIFFLSWNKHLNPSVVILLGIAVSAIGSAGIQVLIIQGSLWGSTGYIWLTGSTYARTWGQVTTILAFLLVLLPIAWWLARRFDLLVFDDSSAMGLGLPVRRTRLLAMAVGVLLAGGAVACVGTIGFIGLIAPHIVRTLIGHHVRRSLVLSSILGAVMLVLADTIGRTILAPMEIPSGLLIALIGAPYFLYLMYRSNRSKSV